A window from Aeromonas rivipollensis encodes these proteins:
- the prc gene encoding carboxy terminal-processing peptidase: protein MLKHGVIRFSLVACSLALAGLAQAIEPVLKESDLPVLAQESQHATASKRIANLFTRSHYKQFKLDDAFSSVIFDKYLENLDYSRNLFLASDISRFEKYRTGFDTDLERGRLAPAYEMFNLSQQRRYERFEYALKLLDTPLDFTQPDNYIFDREGAPWPKDEAELNELWRQRVKFDALSLKLSGKEWPEIKELLGKRYNNAIKRMSQTESEDVFQLFMNSFARAIEPHTSYLSPRSADRFNTEMNLSLEGIGAVLQAEDDFTVIRSLVPGGPAAKSNHLKPDDKITGVGQDDGKIVDVIGWRLDDVVELIKGPKGSKVKLEIQRGKGATAKTELVELTRDKVRLEDRAAKSKVINAEGKKIGVLEIPSFYVNLHDDVIKELSSLNKQKIDGLIVDLRGNGGGALTEASALSGLFFASGPVVQIRDHMGRITVNGDDDGNVYYGGPMSVMIDRYSASASEIFAAAMQDYGRALILGENSFGKGTVQQHRSLAKVYDFYEQPLGHVQYTIAKFYRIDGGSTQNKGVAPDINFPTAVSPDETGESREFNALPWDKIASASYDKLGDFSSLLPKLKSAHEARIAKDPEFAYVMQDIKEYQADKDKKSVSLNEAERLADQAKQDEKALARANERLTRLGKPTVKSLDELPADFEAPDEYQIEAANITADLARLSKG from the coding sequence ATGTTGAAGCATGGCGTGATTCGTTTTTCCCTCGTTGCCTGTAGCCTGGCGCTCGCCGGGCTCGCACAGGCCATCGAGCCGGTGCTCAAGGAAAGTGATTTGCCTGTGTTGGCTCAGGAGAGCCAACATGCTACGGCCAGCAAGCGAATTGCCAATCTGTTTACCCGCTCTCACTACAAACAGTTCAAGTTGGACGATGCCTTTTCCTCCGTGATATTTGACAAATATCTGGAGAATCTGGACTACAGCCGCAACCTGTTTCTGGCCTCTGACATCAGCCGTTTTGAAAAGTACCGTACCGGTTTTGACACCGACCTCGAGAGAGGGCGTCTGGCTCCGGCCTACGAGATGTTCAACCTGAGTCAGCAGCGGCGTTACGAGCGGTTCGAATACGCCCTCAAACTGCTCGACACTCCCCTGGATTTCACCCAGCCTGACAATTACATCTTCGATCGGGAAGGGGCTCCCTGGCCCAAAGACGAGGCCGAGCTCAACGAGCTGTGGCGTCAACGGGTCAAGTTCGATGCCCTGAGCCTCAAGCTCAGCGGCAAGGAGTGGCCCGAGATCAAGGAGCTGCTTGGCAAGCGTTACAACAACGCCATCAAGCGGATGTCCCAGACCGAGAGCGAGGATGTGTTCCAGCTCTTCATGAACTCCTTCGCCCGTGCCATCGAGCCCCACACCAGCTACCTCTCGCCGCGCAGCGCCGATCGCTTCAACACCGAGATGAACCTCTCGCTGGAGGGCATAGGTGCCGTGCTGCAGGCCGAGGATGACTTCACCGTCATCCGCTCCCTGGTGCCCGGCGGCCCGGCGGCCAAGTCCAACCACCTCAAACCCGATGACAAGATCACCGGGGTGGGACAGGACGATGGCAAGATTGTCGATGTGATCGGCTGGCGTCTCGACGACGTGGTCGAACTCATCAAGGGGCCCAAGGGCAGCAAGGTGAAGCTGGAGATCCAGCGCGGCAAGGGCGCGACCGCCAAGACCGAGCTGGTGGAGCTGACCCGCGACAAGGTGCGCCTGGAAGACAGGGCCGCCAAGTCCAAGGTGATCAACGCCGAAGGCAAGAAGATAGGGGTACTCGAGATCCCGAGCTTCTACGTCAATCTCCATGACGACGTCATCAAGGAGCTCTCCAGCCTCAACAAGCAGAAGATAGATGGCCTCATCGTCGACCTGCGCGGCAACGGCGGTGGTGCCCTGACGGAAGCCTCGGCCCTGAGCGGTCTCTTCTTCGCCAGCGGTCCAGTGGTGCAGATCCGTGATCACATGGGCCGTATCACGGTCAATGGCGACGATGACGGCAACGTCTACTACGGCGGCCCCATGTCGGTGATGATCGACCGCTACAGCGCCTCGGCCTCCGAGATCTTCGCCGCCGCCATGCAGGATTACGGCCGCGCCCTGATCCTCGGCGAAAACTCGTTCGGCAAGGGCACTGTGCAGCAGCATCGCAGCCTCGCCAAGGTCTACGACTTCTACGAGCAGCCGCTGGGTCACGTGCAGTACACCATCGCCAAGTTCTACCGGATCGATGGCGGCAGCACCCAGAACAAGGGGGTGGCGCCGGACATCAACTTCCCGACCGCCGTCTCGCCGGACGAGACCGGGGAGAGCCGGGAGTTCAACGCCTTGCCCTGGGACAAGATAGCCTCGGCCAGTTACGACAAGCTGGGGGACTTCTCCAGTCTGCTGCCCAAGTTGAAGTCGGCTCACGAGGCGCGGATCGCCAAGGATCCTGAATTTGCCTACGTGATGCAGGACATCAAGGAGTATCAGGCGGACAAGGACAAGAAGTCGGTCTCCCTGAACGAAGCCGAGCGACTGGCGGATCAGGCCAAGCAGGACGAGAAGGCGCTGGCGCGAGCCAACGAGCGACTGACCCGCCTTGGCAAGCCGACGGTGAAGAGCCTGGATGAACTGCCTGCCGATTTCGAGGCCCCCGACGAGTATCAGATCGAAGCCGCAAACATCACGGCGGATCTGGCGAGACTCAGCAAGGGCTGA
- a CDS encoding GAF domain-containing protein, with amino-acid sequence MIEKQAFYRTLNQQAQALLEGEPDLIANLANLSALLNQELADINWVGFYLLQGETLVLGPFQGKPACVRIPVGRGVCGTAVAEGKTQLVDDVHQFTGHIACDGASNSEIVIPLRRGGEIIGVLDVDSPIFNRFDQEDRIGLEETVQILESML; translated from the coding sequence ATGATTGAAAAACAAGCATTTTATCGCACCCTCAACCAGCAGGCCCAGGCGCTGCTGGAGGGTGAACCCGACCTGATTGCCAACCTGGCGAATCTGTCTGCCCTGCTCAATCAGGAGCTGGCTGACATCAACTGGGTCGGTTTTTATCTGTTGCAAGGGGAAACCCTGGTGCTCGGCCCCTTCCAGGGCAAGCCGGCCTGCGTGCGCATTCCGGTGGGCCGCGGTGTCTGCGGCACGGCGGTGGCCGAGGGCAAGACCCAGCTGGTGGATGACGTACATCAGTTCACGGGTCACATCGCCTGCGACGGCGCCAGCAATTCTGAAATCGTGATTCCGCTGCGTCGCGGTGGTGAGATCATCGGGGTGCTGGACGTGGATAGTCCGATTTTTAACCGTTTCGACCAGGAGGACCGGATTGGCCTCGAAGAAACGGTGCAAATTTTGGAAAGCATGCTCTAA
- the proQ gene encoding RNA chaperone ProQ codes for MENTEKLKNSKEIVAYLVEKFPACFIAEGEAKPLKIGIFQDLAARLADDERVSKTMLRSALRQYTSSWRYLHGLKAGQARVDLDGNPGELLTEEHIEHAKQALKESKERVFASRRTNTKEKEDKPKQPRRNAPRKADAPRSDKPKSAPKAAPVADAPLVKVDAATLKVDQGVRVVLGKSPVPATIKEVTKDDVQVQLQTGMMLRVKFEHLVL; via the coding sequence ATGGAAAACACTGAAAAGCTGAAGAACAGTAAAGAGATCGTTGCCTACCTGGTCGAGAAATTCCCGGCCTGCTTCATCGCTGAAGGAGAGGCCAAGCCACTCAAGATTGGCATCTTCCAGGATCTGGCCGCGCGTCTTGCTGATGACGAGAGAGTCTCCAAGACCATGCTGCGCTCTGCTCTGCGTCAATACACCTCCAGCTGGCGTTACCTGCATGGCCTCAAGGCTGGCCAGGCCCGTGTCGATCTGGATGGCAACCCCGGTGAGCTGCTGACCGAAGAGCACATCGAACATGCCAAACAGGCCCTCAAGGAGAGCAAAGAGCGTGTCTTTGCCAGCCGCCGCACCAACACCAAGGAGAAGGAAGACAAGCCCAAGCAGCCGCGCCGCAACGCGCCGCGCAAGGCCGATGCCCCTCGCTCCGACAAGCCCAAGTCCGCTCCCAAGGCCGCGCCTGTAGCCGATGCTCCTCTGGTCAAAGTGGATGCCGCCACCCTGAAAGTGGATCAAGGCGTGCGCGTCGTGCTGGGCAAGTCTCCTGTGCCTGCGACCATCAAGGAAGTGACCAAGGATGACGTACAGGTTCAATTGCAGACCGGCATGATGTTGCGGGTCAAGTTCGAGCATCTGGTTCTCTAA
- a CDS encoding DUF2835 family protein gives MRQYTFRLALGRDEIMLMYQGQARRLVVRTEQGLTIELGLEKIRSFVSVSGVHGHFRLVTQDDHRFVRLERLS, from the coding sequence ATGAGGCAGTACACCTTTCGGCTGGCCCTTGGCCGCGACGAGATCATGCTGATGTACCAGGGCCAGGCCAGACGCCTGGTGGTGCGCACCGAGCAGGGGTTGACCATAGAGCTGGGCCTGGAAAAGATCCGCTCCTTTGTCAGCGTCAGCGGGGTGCACGGTCACTTTCGGCTGGTTACCCAGGATGATCACCGTTTTGTTCGCCTGGAGAGGCTCTCCTGA
- the pepN gene encoding aminopeptidase N, with amino-acid sequence MTDHSQAMTAKYRQDYRAPLYWIDSIDLDFQLQEPLTRVTAISRLRRSGEHNEPLVLDGEGLVLHSVSVDGVPYTRFEQGESSLTLFNLPAECVLTIVTDLDPAVNTALEGLYKSGDAYCTQCEAEGFRRITYYLDRPDILARYSTRITADKAKYPYLLSNGNKVDSGELDGGRHFVQWQDPFPKPSYLFALVAGDFDVERGSYATRSGRKVALEIFVDKGNLDRAGFAMESLINAMRWDEQRFGLEYDLDIYMIVAVDFFNMGAMENKGLNIFNSKFVLANPATATDGDYHGIERVIAHEYFHNWTGNRVTCRDWFQLSLKEGLTVFRDQEFSSDLGSRGVNRINNVRTVRGPQFAEDAGPMAHPIRPDVVIEMNNFYTLTIYEKGSEVIRMLHTLLGEDNFQAGMRLYFERHDGSAATCDDFVQAMEDASGVDLGRFRRWYSQSGTPELTVTDDYDAASGVYRLHVRQHTPPTQDQPQKLPLHIPLDIELYDEQGAAIALQYQGKAIGNVLDVLEEEQTFLFDRVQVKPVPSLLRDFSAPVKLHYDYSDEALAFLMRFARNEFARWDAAQMLINKAVIDGVARVQQGQGVELSPTLLAAFVAILDESGLDSALKAEILALPGEATLAELFEVADIDAIHRVRNEIHTSLAHAFGARLASTYEGLRLTGYRVIHADTAKRALKAVVLGYLAALAAEQADVLVREQYAAADNMTDTLAALLVANNHLLPCRGALLADFEGKWAHDGLVLDNWLRLVGSKPAADVLDEVKQAMAHPTFSIRNPNRLRALVGSFAMNNQVQFHAVDGSGYRFLTDLLIALNEVNPQVASRLITPLIQFKRLDERRKTLIRAELTRLANLEGLARDLFEKVSKALAQ; translated from the coding sequence ATGACCGATCACTCCCAGGCCATGACGGCCAAGTATCGCCAGGATTACCGGGCGCCCCTCTACTGGATCGACAGCATCGATCTCGATTTTCAGCTGCAGGAGCCCCTGACCCGGGTAACCGCCATCTCCCGGCTGCGCCGCAGCGGCGAGCACAACGAGCCCCTGGTGCTGGATGGGGAAGGATTGGTCTTGCACAGCGTCAGCGTGGACGGTGTCCCCTACACCCGGTTCGAGCAGGGGGAGAGCAGCCTGACCCTGTTCAACCTGCCCGCCGAGTGCGTGCTGACCATAGTCACGGATCTGGATCCCGCCGTCAACACGGCGCTGGAGGGACTCTACAAGTCCGGCGACGCCTACTGCACCCAGTGCGAGGCCGAAGGGTTCCGCCGCATTACCTATTACCTGGACAGGCCCGACATCCTGGCCCGTTACAGCACCCGGATCACCGCCGACAAGGCCAAATACCCCTATCTGCTCTCCAACGGCAACAAGGTCGACAGCGGCGAGCTGGACGGCGGCCGCCACTTCGTGCAGTGGCAGGATCCCTTCCCCAAGCCGAGCTACCTGTTTGCCCTGGTGGCCGGTGACTTCGACGTGGAGCGGGGTAGCTACGCTACCCGTAGCGGCCGCAAGGTGGCCCTCGAGATCTTCGTCGACAAGGGGAACCTCGATCGCGCCGGTTTCGCCATGGAGAGCCTGATCAACGCCATGCGCTGGGACGAGCAGCGTTTCGGCCTCGAGTATGACCTCGACATCTACATGATCGTCGCGGTGGACTTCTTCAACATGGGCGCCATGGAGAACAAGGGGCTCAACATCTTCAACTCCAAGTTCGTGCTGGCCAACCCGGCCACCGCCACCGACGGCGACTACCACGGCATAGAGCGGGTCATCGCCCACGAATACTTCCACAACTGGACCGGCAACCGCGTCACCTGCCGCGACTGGTTCCAGCTCAGCCTCAAAGAGGGGCTGACGGTATTCCGGGATCAGGAGTTCTCCTCGGACCTGGGCTCGCGCGGGGTCAACCGCATCAACAACGTGCGTACCGTGCGCGGCCCGCAGTTTGCCGAAGATGCCGGCCCCATGGCCCATCCCATCCGCCCGGATGTGGTGATCGAGATGAACAACTTCTACACCCTGACCATCTACGAGAAGGGGTCGGAAGTGATCCGCATGCTGCACACCCTGCTGGGTGAGGATAATTTCCAGGCCGGCATGCGCCTCTACTTCGAGCGCCACGACGGCTCGGCCGCCACCTGCGATGACTTCGTGCAGGCGATGGAAGATGCTTCCGGTGTGGATCTCGGCCGTTTCCGTCGCTGGTACAGCCAGTCCGGCACCCCCGAGCTGACCGTGACCGACGACTACGATGCCGCCAGCGGCGTCTATCGCCTCCACGTGCGCCAGCACACCCCGCCGACCCAGGATCAGCCGCAAAAACTGCCGCTGCACATTCCCCTCGACATCGAGCTCTATGACGAGCAGGGGGCTGCCATTGCGCTGCAATACCAGGGCAAGGCCATCGGCAACGTGCTCGACGTGCTGGAAGAAGAGCAGACCTTCCTCTTCGATCGGGTGCAGGTCAAGCCGGTTCCCTCCCTGCTGCGGGACTTCTCCGCGCCGGTCAAGCTGCACTATGACTACAGCGACGAGGCGCTGGCCTTCCTGATGCGCTTTGCCCGCAACGAGTTTGCCCGCTGGGATGCGGCCCAGATGCTGATCAACAAGGCGGTCATCGACGGAGTGGCACGGGTGCAGCAAGGGCAGGGGGTTGAGCTCTCCCCAACCCTGCTGGCGGCCTTTGTCGCCATTCTGGACGAATCCGGGCTGGACTCGGCCCTCAAGGCGGAGATCCTGGCGCTGCCCGGTGAGGCGACCCTGGCCGAGCTGTTCGAGGTGGCCGATATCGACGCCATCCATCGGGTGCGTAACGAGATCCACACCTCGCTGGCCCACGCCTTTGGTGCCCGGCTGGCCAGCACCTATGAGGGTCTGCGGCTGACGGGCTACAGGGTGATCCATGCTGACACCGCCAAGCGTGCCCTCAAGGCCGTGGTGCTCGGTTATCTGGCGGCCCTGGCTGCGGAGCAGGCCGATGTGCTGGTGCGCGAGCAATACGCGGCGGCCGACAACATGACCGACACCCTGGCGGCGTTGCTGGTGGCAAACAACCATCTGCTGCCGTGCCGCGGCGCGCTGCTGGCGGACTTCGAAGGCAAGTGGGCCCATGACGGACTGGTGCTGGACAACTGGTTGCGCCTGGTGGGCAGCAAGCCTGCCGCCGACGTGCTGGATGAGGTGAAGCAGGCGATGGCCCATCCCACCTTCAGCATCCGCAACCCGAACCGGCTGCGGGCCCTGGTCGGCAGCTTTGCCATGAACAACCAGGTGCAGTTCCATGCCGTGGATGGCAGCGGCTATCGCTTCCTGACCGATCTCTTGATCGCGCTCAACGAGGTCAATCCCCAGGTGGCGTCCCGCCTCATCACGCCGCTCATCCAGTTCAAGCGACTGGATGAGCGGCGCAAGACGCTGATCCGCGCCGAGCTGACCCGCCTGGCCAACCTCGAGGGGCTGGCACGGGATCTGTTCGAGAAGGTAAGCAAGGCGTTGGCGCAGTAA
- a CDS encoding NAD-glutamate dehydrogenase, translated as MALKDAPTSVLLENVLSLIHQKLPKNSASLVECFVAKFYGNMASTDLHDRNDSDLYGAALSLWNALNQRTSTEPYIRVYNPELTRHGWQSPHTIVEIILQDSPFLVDSIRMALKRRGITAHMMLHQPLHLIRGSDGKIGAILDLDNTASQTSVETAFLIEIDHLTDEEQMDALTAELNSVAREVALAVGDWQPMLGRLNEIIEELPKRKNPVSQAEVDSCVAFLKWVAAHNFTLMGYRRYDVKAVEGDHEILPLPESSLGLMKNSIKDEGQRLGNMPASARHAALSSDLLILTKSNSKSRVHRPAYVDYIGIKRFDEQGKVVGEDRFIGLYASSIYNTSATQIPLISHRLERIMAASGHEKGSHAYKALLNVLETYPRDELIQAREEELLATGLGVLEMQERDMLRLFVRRDVYGRFFSCMVYVTKERYNTALRVKTQQILQKYFGSSEEVEFNVYFTEGVLARTHYIVRVNNNNVDVDVNEVQNNLIEAARSWDDRLDSVLLSHYGEARGNELRRRFSTAFPRAYKEDVLPGSAVADIMALDGLSEAEPLGMLFYRAQEEENDRRVRLKLFHRTEPIHLSDVLPMLENMGLRVIGETPYQVRTPSGEIFWILDFSMLLRGDQPFDLAQSQQRFQQAFAAIWNKTLEDDGFNRLVLGAGLTGRQVSVLRAYAKYMRQTGVSFSQSYIEETLTRYPDIAELLFTLFEQRLNPAIKQDAKVQVKLHEQLAAKLDQVANLDDDRIIRRYMEMIDATLRTNYYQPDQEGQAKPYISFKLAPASITDMPLPLPKFEIFVYSPRVEGVHLRWGKVARGGLRWSDRKEDFRTEVLGLVKAQQVKNTVIVPVGAKGGFYCKQMPVGAPRAVIQEEGKACYRLFIRGLLDVTDNIIKGEVIPPKSVVRHDEDDYYLVVAADKGTATFSDIANEISQEYGHWLGDAFASGGSVGYDHKKMGITARGAWESVKRHFREIGVNCQTTDFTCVGIGDMAGDVFGNGMLLSEHTQLVGAFNHMHIFIDPTPDAAKSFVERKRLFELPGSSWDDYNRELISVGGGIFLRSAKSIKLSPQIQTLLGTDKASMAPNELIKALLCLNVDLLWNGGIGTYVKSARESDADVGDRSNDVLRVNGRDLRARIVGEGGNLGFTQLGRVEYASQGGHINTDFTDNVGGVDCSDNEVNIKILLNQLVAAGDMTLKQRNQMLYEMTDDVAQIVITNAYRQSQSISVTAFRGAEQLKEQQRFIQGLEREGKLDRALEFLPSDEELSERMAAGQGLTRPELAVLVAYGKMVLKEQLNCPEVTEEPFLANMLVTSFPAQLQQQFGAELAQHPLRGEIIATRVANMLVNDMGLNFASRMKDETGASVAEVACCFAMAREVFGLGTLWRDIEGCDNLVSAETQLEMMFYSRRIVRRATRWFLRARNRSWSIGENIAFFRPAFETLGEHLYEVMDESEVAEHRQAVAALVAKQVPEAIARQVAHMSSLFSSLDLAQIAAEHKTDIVRAANVYYRLGAKLDLHWFLEQINHQPVGNHWQAMARASFREDLDWQQRSLTSVVLEGCKEQGECATILADWISEHEQLLSRWTHMLADFKTTSTHEFAKFSVALRELNLLQLNCRTSA; from the coding sequence ATGGCATTGAAAGACGCCCCTACCTCAGTTCTGCTCGAAAACGTTCTCAGCCTGATCCATCAGAAATTGCCCAAGAACAGCGCCTCCCTGGTCGAATGCTTCGTCGCCAAGTTCTACGGCAACATGGCGAGCACCGACCTGCACGATCGCAATGACAGCGATCTCTACGGGGCGGCGCTCAGCCTGTGGAATGCGCTCAACCAGCGCACCAGCACAGAGCCCTATATCCGGGTCTACAACCCCGAGCTGACCCGCCACGGATGGCAGTCTCCCCATACCATCGTCGAGATCATCCTGCAGGACTCTCCCTTCCTGGTGGACTCCATCCGCATGGCCCTCAAGCGCCGTGGCATCACGGCCCACATGATGCTGCACCAGCCGCTGCACCTCATTCGCGGCAGCGATGGCAAGATAGGCGCCATTCTGGATCTCGACAACACGGCCTCCCAGACCTCGGTCGAGACCGCCTTCCTCATCGAGATCGATCATCTTACGGATGAGGAACAGATGGATGCCCTGACCGCCGAGCTCAACTCGGTAGCAAGGGAAGTGGCCCTGGCAGTGGGGGACTGGCAACCCATGCTGGGTCGTCTCAACGAGATCATCGAGGAGCTCCCCAAGCGCAAGAACCCGGTCAGCCAGGCAGAGGTCGACTCCTGCGTCGCCTTCCTGAAATGGGTCGCCGCCCACAACTTCACCCTGATGGGCTATCGCCGTTATGACGTGAAAGCGGTGGAGGGGGATCACGAGATCCTGCCGCTGCCGGAGTCGAGCCTCGGCCTGATGAAGAACTCCATCAAGGACGAGGGGCAGCGCCTTGGCAACATGCCCGCCAGCGCCCGTCACGCGGCCCTGAGCTCCGACTTGCTGATCCTCACCAAGTCCAACAGCAAGTCCCGGGTACACCGCCCGGCCTATGTGGACTACATCGGCATCAAGCGCTTCGACGAACAGGGCAAGGTGGTGGGGGAAGATCGCTTCATCGGTCTCTACGCCTCCTCCATCTACAACACCAGTGCCACCCAGATCCCCCTCATCAGCCATCGCCTCGAGCGCATCATGGCCGCCTCCGGTCACGAGAAGGGTTCCCACGCCTACAAGGCGCTGCTGAACGTGCTGGAAACCTATCCCCGCGACGAGTTGATCCAGGCCCGGGAAGAGGAGCTGCTGGCCACAGGTCTCGGCGTGCTGGAGATGCAGGAGCGCGACATGCTGCGCCTGTTCGTGCGCCGGGATGTCTACGGCCGCTTCTTCTCCTGCATGGTCTATGTCACCAAGGAGCGCTACAACACGGCGCTGCGAGTCAAGACCCAACAGATTTTGCAGAAGTATTTTGGCAGCAGCGAAGAGGTGGAGTTCAACGTCTACTTCACCGAGGGCGTGCTGGCACGGACCCACTACATAGTGCGGGTCAACAACAACAACGTGGATGTGGATGTGAACGAAGTACAGAACAACCTGATTGAAGCGGCCCGCAGCTGGGACGACCGCCTGGATTCCGTGCTGCTCTCCCATTATGGGGAGGCCCGTGGCAACGAGCTGCGCCGCCGTTTCAGCACCGCCTTCCCCCGTGCCTACAAGGAAGACGTGCTGCCGGGCTCTGCGGTCGCTGACATCATGGCCCTCGATGGCCTGAGTGAAGCCGAGCCCCTGGGCATGCTGTTCTACCGCGCCCAGGAAGAAGAGAACGATCGCCGGGTGCGCCTCAAGCTGTTCCACCGCACCGAGCCCATCCATCTCTCTGACGTGCTGCCCATGCTGGAAAACATGGGGCTGCGTGTCATCGGCGAGACCCCCTATCAGGTACGCACCCCGAGCGGCGAGATCTTCTGGATCCTCGACTTCTCCATGCTGCTGCGCGGCGATCAGCCATTCGATCTGGCCCAGAGCCAGCAGCGCTTCCAGCAGGCCTTCGCCGCCATCTGGAACAAGACCCTGGAAGATGACGGCTTCAACCGTCTGGTGCTGGGGGCCGGCCTCACCGGTCGTCAGGTCTCTGTGCTGCGCGCCTATGCGAAATACATGCGCCAGACCGGTGTCTCCTTCAGCCAGTCCTATATCGAGGAGACCCTGACCCGTTACCCCGACATCGCAGAGCTGCTGTTCACCCTGTTCGAGCAGCGCCTCAATCCCGCGATCAAGCAGGATGCCAAGGTACAGGTCAAGCTGCACGAGCAGCTCGCCGCCAAGCTGGATCAGGTGGCGAACCTGGACGACGATCGCATCATCCGCCGCTACATGGAGATGATCGACGCCACCCTGCGCACCAACTACTACCAGCCGGATCAGGAGGGTCAGGCCAAGCCCTACATCTCCTTCAAGCTGGCCCCGGCCAGCATCACCGACATGCCGCTGCCGCTGCCGAAATTCGAGATCTTCGTCTACTCGCCGCGGGTGGAAGGGGTGCATCTGCGCTGGGGCAAGGTGGCCCGTGGCGGCCTGCGCTGGTCCGATCGCAAGGAGGACTTCCGTACCGAGGTGCTGGGTCTGGTCAAGGCGCAGCAGGTGAAGAACACCGTCATAGTGCCGGTTGGCGCCAAGGGCGGCTTCTATTGCAAGCAGATGCCGGTGGGGGCGCCCCGCGCCGTCATCCAGGAAGAGGGCAAGGCCTGCTATCGCCTCTTCATTCGCGGCCTGCTTGATGTCACCGACAACATCATCAAGGGGGAGGTGATCCCGCCGAAATCCGTGGTACGCCACGACGAGGATGACTACTACCTGGTCGTGGCCGCCGACAAGGGCACCGCCACCTTCTCCGACATCGCCAACGAGATAAGCCAGGAGTATGGCCACTGGCTCGGCGATGCCTTCGCCTCCGGCGGCTCGGTCGGTTATGACCACAAGAAGATGGGCATCACGGCGCGTGGCGCCTGGGAATCGGTCAAGCGTCACTTCCGCGAGATCGGCGTCAACTGCCAGACCACCGACTTCACCTGCGTGGGGATAGGTGACATGGCCGGCGATGTCTTCGGCAACGGCATGCTGCTCTCCGAACACACCCAGCTGGTGGGCGCCTTCAACCACATGCACATCTTCATCGACCCGACTCCCGATGCGGCCAAGAGCTTCGTCGAGCGCAAGCGGCTGTTCGAGCTGCCGGGTTCGAGCTGGGATGACTACAACCGTGAGCTCATCTCCGTAGGGGGCGGCATCTTCCTGCGCTCCGCCAAGTCCATCAAGCTGAGCCCGCAAATTCAGACCCTGCTCGGCACCGACAAGGCCAGCATGGCGCCGAACGAGCTGATCAAGGCGCTGCTCTGCCTCAACGTGGACCTGCTCTGGAACGGCGGCATCGGCACCTATGTGAAGAGCGCCCGCGAGAGCGACGCCGACGTAGGGGATCGCAGCAACGACGTGCTGCGGGTCAATGGCCGTGACTTGCGTGCCCGCATCGTGGGCGAGGGTGGCAACCTTGGCTTCACTCAGCTTGGTCGGGTGGAGTACGCCAGCCAGGGCGGTCACATCAACACCGACTTTACCGACAACGTGGGCGGGGTGGATTGCTCCGACAACGAGGTCAACATCAAGATACTGCTGAACCAGCTGGTGGCCGCCGGTGACATGACCCTCAAGCAGCGCAACCAGATGCTGTACGAGATGACCGATGATGTGGCGCAGATCGTCATTACCAACGCCTATCGCCAGTCCCAGTCCATCTCGGTGACCGCTTTCCGTGGCGCCGAGCAGTTGAAAGAGCAGCAACGCTTCATCCAGGGGCTGGAGCGTGAAGGCAAGCTGGACCGCGCGCTGGAGTTCCTGCCCTCCGACGAGGAGCTCTCCGAGCGGATGGCGGCAGGGCAGGGGCTGACCCGTCCCGAGCTGGCGGTGCTGGTGGCCTACGGCAAGATGGTACTGAAAGAGCAGCTCAACTGCCCGGAAGTGACCGAAGAGCCCTTCCTCGCCAACATGCTGGTCACCAGCTTCCCGGCCCAGTTGCAGCAGCAGTTCGGTGCCGAGCTGGCCCAGCATCCCCTGCGGGGCGAAATCATCGCGACCCGGGTGGCCAACATGCTGGTCAACGACATGGGGCTCAACTTCGCCAGTCGGATGAAGGACGAAACCGGTGCCTCGGTGGCGGAAGTGGCCTGCTGCTTCGCCATGGCCCGTGAGGTGTTCGGTCTGGGCACCCTGTGGCGTGACATCGAAGGCTGTGACAACCTGGTGAGTGCAGAGACCCAGCTCGAGATGATGTTCTACAGCCGCCGCATAGTGCGCCGTGCCACCCGCTGGTTCCTGCGTGCCCGCAACCGCAGCTGGAGCATAGGGGAGAACATCGCCTTCTTCCGTCCGGCCTTCGAGACCCTGGGGGAGCATCTCTACGAGGTGATGGACGAGAGCGAAGTGGCCGAGCATCGCCAGGCCGTCGCCGCCCTGGTGGCCAAACAGGTGCCGGAAGCCATCGCCCGCCAGGTCGCGCATATGAGCAGTCTCTTCTCCAGCCTGGATCTGGCGCAGATTGCCGCGGAGCACAAGACCGACATAGTGCGCGCCGCCAATGTCTACTATCGCCTCGGCGCCAAGCTGGATCTGCACTGGTTCCTCGAGCAGATCAACCATCAGCCGGTGGGCAACCACTGGCAGGCGATGGCCCGGGCCTCCTTCCGCGAGGATCTGGACTGGCAGCAACGCAGCCTCACCTCAGTGGTACTGGAAGGGTGCAAAGAGCAGGGAGAATGCGCTACCATACTGGCCGACTGGATTTCGGAGCATGAGCAACTCTTGTCCCGTTGGACCCATATGTTGGCCGACTTCAAGACCACGAGCACTCACGAGTTCGCCAAGTTCTCGGTGGCCTTGCGAGAGTTGAACCTGCTCCAGTTGAATTGCCGAACCTCGGCATAA